One window from the genome of Oryctolagus cuniculus chromosome 1, mOryCun1.1, whole genome shotgun sequence encodes:
- the ARRB1 gene encoding beta-arrestin-1 isoform X6: MGQPCGEPQLGARGPRRAGGSPQLPSDLMASLHLPPAPMRPACASFPVFKKASPNGKLTVYLGKRDFVDHIDLVDPVDGVVLVDPEYLKERRVYVTLTCAFRYGREDLDVLGLTFRKDLFVANVQSFPPAPEDKKPLTRLQERLIKKLGEHAYPFTFEIPPNLPCSVTLQPGPEDTGKACGVDYEVKAFCAENLEEKIHKRNSVRLVIRKVQYAPERPGPQPTAETTRQFLMSDKPLHLEASLDKEIYYHGEPISVNVHVTNNTNKTVKKIKISVRQYADICLFNTAQYKCPVAMEEADDTVAPSSTFCKVYTLTPFLANNREKRGLALDGKLKHEDTNLASSTLMREGANREILGIIVSYKVKVKLVVSRGGDVAVELPFTLMHPKPKEEPPHREVPENETPVDTNLIELDTNNPLACM; this comes from the exons ATGGGGCAGCCGTGCGGAGAGCCGCAGCTGGGAGCCCGCGGCCCCCGGAGAGCTGGAGGGAGCCCGCAGCTGCCCTCGGACCTGATGGCTTCCCTGCACCTGCCGCCAGCCCCCATGCGTCCTGCCTGCGCCTCCTTCCC AGTATTCAAGAAGGCCAGCCCCAACGGAAAG CTCACCGTCTATCTGGGAAAGCGGGACTTTGTGGACCATATTGACCTCGTGGACCCTGTGG ATGGTGTGGTCCTGGTGGATCCCGAATAcctgaaagagaggagag TCTATGTGACACTCACCTGCGCCTTCCGCTATGGCCGGGAGGACCTGGACGTCCTGGGCCTGACCTTTCGCAAGGACCTGTTTGTGGCCAACGTGCAGTCCTTCCCGCCGGCCCCTGAGGACAAGAAGCCCCTGACGCGGCTGCAGGAGCGGCTCATCAAGAAGCTGGGCGAGCACGCCTACCCATTTACCTTTGAG ATTCCTCCAAACCTgccatgctctgtgacactgCAGCCCGGGCCCGAGGACACGGGCAAG GCCTGTGGCGTGGACTACGAAGTCAAAGCCTTCTGCGCCGAGAACCTGGAGGAGAAGATCCACAAGCG GAACTCCGTGCGTCTGGTCATCCGGAAGGTTCAGTATGCTCCAGAGaggcccggcccccagcccacGGCTGAGACCACCAGGCAGTTCCTCATGTCAGACAAGCCCTTGCACTTGGAGGCCTCCCTGGATAAGGAG ATCTATTACCACGGGGAGCCCATCAGTGTCAACGTCCACGTCACCAACAACACCAACAAGACCGTGAAGAAGATCAAGATCTCGG TGCGCCAGTACGCAGACATCTGCCTCTTCAACACCGCGCAGTACAAGTGCCCTGTGGCCATGGAGGAGGCCGA CGACACTGTGGCGCCCAGCTCAACGTTCTGCAAGGTCTACACGCTCACCCCCTTCTTGGCCAACAACCGAGAGAAGCGGGGCCTCGCCCTGGATGGGAAGCTCAAGCACGAGGACACGAACCTGGCCTCCAGCACCCT GATGCGGGAAGGGGCCAACCGCGAGATCCTGGGCATCATCGTCTCCTACAAAGTGAAAGTCAAGCTGGTGGTGTCACGGGGCGG TGACGTGGCCGTGGAGCTGCCCTTCACCCTGATGCACCCCAAGCCCAAAGAGGAGCCCCCACATCGGGAAG TTCCAGAGAACGAGACGCCGGTAGATACCAATCTCATAGAACTTGACACAAA CAACCCGCTTGCCTGCATGTGA
- the ARRB1 gene encoding beta-arrestin-1 isoform X4, translated as MGQPCGEPQLGARGPRRAGGSPQLPSDLMASLHLPPAPMRPACASFPVFKKASPNGKLTVYLGKRDFVDHIDLVDPVDGVVLVDPEYLKERRVYVTLTCAFRYGREDLDVLGLTFRKDLFVANVQSFPPAPEDKKPLTRLQERLIKKLGEHAYPFTFEIPPNLPCSVTLQPGPEDTGKACGVDYEVKAFCAENLEEKIHKRNSVRLVIRKVQYAPERPGPQPTAETTRQFLMSDKPLHLEASLDKEIYYHGEPISVNVHVTNNTNKTVKKIKISVRQYADICLFNTAQYKCPVAMEEADDTVAPSSTFCKVYTLTPFLANNREKRGLALDGKLKHEDTNLASSTLMREGANREILGIIVSYKVKVKLVVSRGGLLGDLASSDVAVELPFTLMHPKPKEEPPHREVPENETPVDTNLIELDTNNPLACM; from the exons ATGGGGCAGCCGTGCGGAGAGCCGCAGCTGGGAGCCCGCGGCCCCCGGAGAGCTGGAGGGAGCCCGCAGCTGCCCTCGGACCTGATGGCTTCCCTGCACCTGCCGCCAGCCCCCATGCGTCCTGCCTGCGCCTCCTTCCC AGTATTCAAGAAGGCCAGCCCCAACGGAAAG CTCACCGTCTATCTGGGAAAGCGGGACTTTGTGGACCATATTGACCTCGTGGACCCTGTGG ATGGTGTGGTCCTGGTGGATCCCGAATAcctgaaagagaggagag TCTATGTGACACTCACCTGCGCCTTCCGCTATGGCCGGGAGGACCTGGACGTCCTGGGCCTGACCTTTCGCAAGGACCTGTTTGTGGCCAACGTGCAGTCCTTCCCGCCGGCCCCTGAGGACAAGAAGCCCCTGACGCGGCTGCAGGAGCGGCTCATCAAGAAGCTGGGCGAGCACGCCTACCCATTTACCTTTGAG ATTCCTCCAAACCTgccatgctctgtgacactgCAGCCCGGGCCCGAGGACACGGGCAAG GCCTGTGGCGTGGACTACGAAGTCAAAGCCTTCTGCGCCGAGAACCTGGAGGAGAAGATCCACAAGCG GAACTCCGTGCGTCTGGTCATCCGGAAGGTTCAGTATGCTCCAGAGaggcccggcccccagcccacGGCTGAGACCACCAGGCAGTTCCTCATGTCAGACAAGCCCTTGCACTTGGAGGCCTCCCTGGATAAGGAG ATCTATTACCACGGGGAGCCCATCAGTGTCAACGTCCACGTCACCAACAACACCAACAAGACCGTGAAGAAGATCAAGATCTCGG TGCGCCAGTACGCAGACATCTGCCTCTTCAACACCGCGCAGTACAAGTGCCCTGTGGCCATGGAGGAGGCCGA CGACACTGTGGCGCCCAGCTCAACGTTCTGCAAGGTCTACACGCTCACCCCCTTCTTGGCCAACAACCGAGAGAAGCGGGGCCTCGCCCTGGATGGGAAGCTCAAGCACGAGGACACGAACCTGGCCTCCAGCACCCT GATGCGGGAAGGGGCCAACCGCGAGATCCTGGGCATCATCGTCTCCTACAAAGTGAAAGTCAAGCTGGTGGTGTCACGGGGCGG CCTGCTGGGAGATCTTGCGTCCAG TGACGTGGCCGTGGAGCTGCCCTTCACCCTGATGCACCCCAAGCCCAAAGAGGAGCCCCCACATCGGGAAG TTCCAGAGAACGAGACGCCGGTAGATACCAATCTCATAGAACTTGACACAAA CAACCCGCTTGCCTGCATGTGA